In Haliaeetus albicilla chromosome 26, bHalAlb1.1, whole genome shotgun sequence, the sequence TACTCCTGAATTTTGCTAGGAAGTGTGATGTGGTATTACTGCTTTTTCACTGTCACTAGAACAAGTTACAATGACTTCGTGTTCTTTGCTTGTATGCCTGTCAGGTAGGGGAGTTCTTTGAGCTCACAGTTATCTGTGGATCAGTCAGGCTTCCGGGCTTTCTATGGCTTGTTGAAGAATGTGCCTTAAGCTTCATCTGGAAGTCTGAAGGACAGAACAAGGACTGCCATAAGGCCTCTGCTTCCCAGAACCTTTTGATTTCCTTTGACACTTAAATCCCAGCTGAGATGAACTCTAGGTGGGAGTGGTTGGTCAGGGAAGtgaattctttttaaatatgtctcccccttcctctgcttctgaaGTAAATAAGGCAAAGAGCAGCTGTTACGTGATTTCAGGACTGAATCTATCAGACAGCAAGTAACTAATCTTTCCTTGGAGAATTAATGCAAAGGGGGGAAGCCAAAACTACTTACATGGAAGGAAAAGTCATTATATCAGGCaactttgttctcttttttccagcttGCTTTATCAATGTGATATTGAGTTGTATCAATGAAGTGGTTCTAGGAAATACAGCTGTATTGTATGTAAATCCTCTTCCTTGCCCCTGCAGTTTGAGAACCACACaaatgcagaattatttttcttgctctgtaaaaacagtaagaaactcATGACAACTATGCTCTGCGTGTGGATTTTGTCACTTCTAACAGTGCTGGCAAACTCCATCCCTGAAATAAACAGTAAACTTCCAAATACTGGTCTGGCTGTGGGTAGTTTAAGTCTGTCCTGCAGACTTTCTTCAAGTGTTAATGTCTTGCCCCACAGGCTGCTCATGGTAAGTAGAGTTCTGATGTTCTGTGACAATTAATCTGTTGGGGAAGACAGCAACAAACTAATTTCACAGCCTCAGCTGTAGTAAATTACTCACAGGAAGCCTCATTCATCTGTCTCCAAGTGACTTGAAATTGGGTCTCAGCTAATTCCAGTCTTGCTGTGCCAGTGCTTAACATCAGTTCCTGATGCCCTcttgaaaagcagaacaaaacagtTTAAGCTAGTAATGCCTGCTTCTGGTTTCCTTTCAGGTGAATCATGATTCCAGTCACTGAATTGCGCTACTTTGCTGACACTCAGCCAGCATACCGCATCCTGAAGCCATGGTGGGACGTCTTCACGGACTACATTTCCATAGTGATGCTGATGATTGCGGTGTTCGGAGGGACGCTTCAGGTCACCCAGGACAAAATGATTTGTTTGCCCTGTAAATGGGTTACTAAAGACTCTTGCAATGACTCAGTCAGAGGTTGGACGGCTGCAACCCCAGAGCGTACCTACTATAACTCCAGTCTTGTTCCCTCTACTGATACAGGGCCTACGGGGATCCGATATGATTTGGACCGGCACCAGTATAACTATGTGGATGCGGTGTGTTATGAGAACCGTCTTCACTGGTTTGCCAAGTATTTCCCTTATCTGGTGCTGCTACATACTCTCATCTTCCTGGCTTGTAGCAACTTCTGGTTCAAATTCCCAAGGACCAGCTCTAAGCTGGAGCATTTTGTATCTATTTTGCTTAAGTGTTTTGACTCTCCATGGACAACGAGGGCATTATCTGAGACAGTGGTGGAAGAGAGTGATACCAAGCCAGCATTTGGGAAAATGAATGGCTCCATGGACAAGAAGTCCTCCACAGTCAGTGAGGATGTGGAAGCCACTGTTCCCATGCTGCAGAGAACAAAGTCTCGAATCGAGCAAGGGATTGTGGACCGGTCTGAGACTGGTGTCTTGGACAAAAAAGAAGGTGAACAGGCCAAAGCACTCTTTGAGAAAGTGAAGAAGTTCCGCACGCATGTGGAAGAGGGAGATATAGTTTATCGCCTGTACATGAGACAGACCATCATCAAAGTGATCAAGTTCATTCTGATCATCTGCTATACCGTTTACTATGTCAACAATATAACGTTTGACGTTGACTGTAAAGTGGACATTGAGAGCTTGACTGGCTACAGGATGTACCGCTGTGCTCATCCTTTGGCCACTCTCTTCAAAATCTTGGCATCTTTCTACATCAGTTTGGTGATATTCTATGGCTTGATCTGCATGTACACGCTCTGGTGGATGTTGAGGCGATCACTCAAGAAATATTCCTTTGAGTCCATCCGGGAGGAGAGCAGTTACAGTGACATTCCTGATGTGAAAAATGACTTTGCTTTTATGCTCCATCTGATTGATCAGTACGACCCCCTCTATTCCAAGCGGTTTGCTGTCTTTCTGTCGGAGGTGAGTGAGAACAAACTGCGGCAGCTGAACCTCAACAATGAGTGGACTTTGGAGAAGCTGCGCCAGAGGATCACCAAGAACTCCCAGGATAAGCTAGAATTGCATCTTTTCATGTTGAGTGGCATTCCCGACACGGTCTTTGACCTCATTGAACTGGAGGTCTTGAAGCTGGAGCTTATCCCTGATGTCACTATTCCCCCAAGCATTGCTCAGCTCACTAGCCTTAAGGAACTGTGGCTCTACCACACAGCTGCCAAAATTGAGGCTCCAGCACTTGCCTTCTTGAGGGAGAATTTGAAATCTCTCCATATCAAGTTCACAGACATCAAGGAGATTCCTCTTTGGATTTATAGCCTGAAGACACTAGAGGAGCTTCATCTGACAGGGAATTTGAGTGCTGAAAACAACCGGTACATTGTGATAGATGGATTGAGGGAGCTGAAGAGGCTGAAGGTGTTGAGGTTGAAGAGTAACCTCACCAAGCTGCCACAGGTGGTGACAGATGTTGGTGTGCATCTTCAGAAGCTTTCCATCAACAATGAGGGCACCAAGCTCATTGTTCTCAACAGCCTTAAGAAAATGGTCAACTTGACAGAGCTTGAGCTGATCCGTTGTGACTTGGAACGCATTCCTCACTCTATCTTTAGTCTCCACAATCTGCAGGAGATAGACCTAAAGGACAATAACCTAAAGACCATTGAGGAAATCATCAGCTTCCAGCACTTACATCGTCTCACTTGCCTTAAATTGTGGTACAACCACATTGCCTACATCCCCATGCAAATAGGCAACCTAACCAATTTAGAACGCCTTTACCTGAATCGTAACAAGATAGAAAAGATCCCTACCCAGCTCTTCTATTGCCGAAAACTTCGGTACTTGGATCTCAGCCACAACAACTTGACTTCCATACCGCCAGACGTTGGACTTCTTCAAAACCTGCAGAATCTAGCTGTGACAGCCAACAGGGTAAGTGAGCAAGGAGGGGAGCATTCCTGTGTGAGTAGAACTAACTCTGGCGCTTCTGTTATCTGTGTGATTAAACATGCTACAATGGTGTGTGAAATACTTCTGGCACTGCTGTTCTATTTAAATtctcaagcttttctttctctctgagGGGTTTATCTAAGGCAAAACATTGCAAATAGCTCCAGGGGTAAGCGTTTCTTTGAACAGCCCTTGTTCTGTAGCATTTCCTTTCTTAACAGTGAAGCTGCTTCTAAGTGCCAATTGGAGGCTGTTTAAAAATCCTGCCTGTCAGTTGTTTCTCTGCAGTTGGAAGCTTGTAGTCTCTAGACTGACATCAGTTTTGGGCTTAAAACGGAGATCTGAAAAACTGTAGTCTTGATCTAGAACTATGCACTTAAGCCTATGTACTTCAGAAATGTACATACACTATAGCAGCAGCCGTCTAGGACATGTACATGTGTAGATTGCAACGTTGCTTATAGTACTTTGCATTTCCAGGGAATACTCCACAGTTTGGTCTTGTAAGCATGCACTTTGTGAGAAGTTGGACAGACTTATGACAAATGGTTCTTAATctctcacttttaaaaatgcgTTGTCTTGTTCCACAAAGGTGACTTTGGAGAGAGCAAAGCAATCTTCTGCAGTGTCCTTACTAAGGGCAGAGTGAACTAAACCAGGTTTATCAATTGGCAGTCAGTTAGATGTGAAAGCGTGAACTGTGGCAATTCCTTGACTTTCAGAGGGGAGGAAATACAATGGCACCTTGTTATGCCTCAGCATGATGGCTGTGGGTTTTCTTGTGTAATCCCAGATGGTTTAAGCCTAAACCTTAACTGTTTAAATCTGTCCAGGCACAGGGCGAGTTAGAGGGGATGACCAAGTGTGCTATGATGCCCAATTAACACAAGTTGTTTCTTGGCTTGTTTTGGAGGGCATTTATTTGCCTAAAGCAAACTgaacccatttttttcctgaatcttTGTTCCTGTGTTTGGGATTAAGGAGACTTCATGTACATGTGTCACAAAGATCAGCCTGTGACTGCACAGACTGATGTGCTGAGCTGAGTGGCTTGTTGAAGCTTTCATTCATTTTGTCTGCAAATTCCTGGGGGGCTCTTTTTCTCTTGGAGTTTATTATCACCTGAAGTTGCAAAAGACTCTAACATAACTACAAATTGCAGACAGATCTAATTAGTGGCTTCTGGATTCTTCTGGGAACATGCAGTAGAATTGTCCTGGAGCAGTCCTAGTTTTCACTGTCATATACCAAGATCCTTACTGCTATTGGCCAGTTATATTCATAACTGAACACTGTCAAACTGCTTGTgagaggcaggcagagcagtTCTAGTATGGTTTGGCTTTTCACAGGGGAAATGCTCTCAAATCAAGTATTTAATTGCTAATGCAGTTCAGTATTACACAGGATTCTTAAAACTCCAGCCAGCATTTTGAAGTTAGTGTCTGAAAGTTGAAGTCTGCGTTGTGCCACTGACGAGTAACGGCAGACAAGCAGCAGCCATTCAGCTATCCCAGTATAATAGCTGCTCACTTAGTTTTCCCAGCACTAACAGACTGGGTGGCTGTGCATCTGTTTGTATGGGTGGCTTAAGCTCTGGTAAACTTCATGGTATGCACACATCGCTTCCTATTACGATAAAAGCCACAATATTTTCTCAGGGCAAGTGGGGCTGATATGAGCAGTTTCTGAGGATGGCATTAACCAAACATGAGGGAGTCTTAAAGATTCTTAAGCTACTGTTCAGAACTAGGATAATTCTGTACAATTTGCCTTCTGGCAACCTTCCTAGTGCAGCTTCCTGAGGGTTAATCTGCAGTGTATCCTCTGCAGTCTTGGGGTGGAGCATCTCTTGGATGAAAAGGAGTTAGAGGCAGCTccattttctgcagcactgtgtGGCACCAcccatttctctgaaaaaaacattaatgcaACAGGAAGGATGGAGCAGCCTTCACTCCAGTGTATTCTGAAGCAAAAGGTGGTGAGGACCCAATGAAACAGCTAAGCTGTTTGTATCCTCTGCAGGTGCCTGGGCAAGGCTGCAATTGCCCTGGGGCTCTGATAGCCTGGTTACATGTGGTAAATGGTGACAGCAAGAAGCACAAGGACTGGTAGGCTGGCATTTCCCATGGCCAGGAATTATCTCAAATGTCCTCTCGTAGCTCAGCAGTCTGAGCAAATAGAGACTTCTGGAGTTGGCTGGTACCAGTATACCATTCTGGGAAGCAGGCTGTATTATAGCACTTTGCTTCCTTTCTAAACCAATACTTGTCCCTTAAATAACACTATTATGATCACAGACTCTTGAAAATTTGATTGCATGTTGCTGTTTGCAAAACACTCAACAGTACTGGTAGCAATGACTGAACTGAACTGTCCTTAATTGGTCTGGTCTCATCTTGGCTTTTCCTTGGACTCCACCTCATTCAGAACTGATTACAGTCTAATTTAGCCATGAATGATATCCTGCATAACTTAAGCTTTAAAAAGGTCACGGTTGCATTTAAAGGCAAATGATAGCCTCCAAGATGAGACTTTGAATTAAGGGGAGAATACGGAATTGCTACGTTTAGTTCATAGCCTAGTGTGTGTTAAACCTTAGCCATATTGTTTTCCTATAAATTCTTTGGGAGGACTGGACTATTAAAAGGCTTTAATAGAAATAAGCCTTATTAAATTAGTGACTCATGGATATAtgaaggtggtggtgggaaaGCTAACAGCTGgtggcttcattttttttttgttgcattttggcactgtcaaaaaaaacccagtgctTTTGAGCCTAGAAAGTCTTTGCAACACTTCAAAGCCCTACAGAGATGATGGAAGAGTAGTCCCAGTTCTCAGGACTCAGATCATACCCACATTGCCTCTGCTCTTACTACAGCAAAACTAGGAGTCCTGACTAAATCCAGTCTTTATGGTGTTGAGTTACACCAATTGTACAATGGTTACTTAAAGTAAAGGAGCTATGATCCAATGATGGTATAAAGGGGTTGGGATGGGAAGAAGCTAATATTAATGGGAGCATGTCACAATATAGGCCAGCTGCGAGCAGGCTTCTGGTCCTCTTATCCTGTCCTTGGTGATGTCTTCTGCTTTAGCCACCATCATTGGTGGTTTTGTAACTAATGCAATAGCGTCTGAAAGAGGAATCCATACAATCATGGTGTAGTGACTTTTACTTTGGGAACAGTCCTTATGGTGGAAAGCAGGAGCTCATTCAAGGGAGAAGCGGATGATTGAAAACAAGTGCTCTGTAAACCTTGAAGCATTCTGTGGGCTTGTTGGTATCTTATGAGCGTGTGTCTGTGTTTGCTGGTGACTTTGCctataatttccttttttcagatTGAGAGTCTCCCACCAGAGCTGTTCCAGTGCAGGAAGCTGAGAACCTTGAACCTGGGAAACAATGTGCTGCAGTCACTCCCATCCCGGGTTGGAGAGCTGACAAATCTGTCGCAGATAGAGCTACGAGGGAACCGCTTGGAGTGCCTGCCTGTGGAGCTGGGAGAATGTCCTCTGCTGAAACGCAGTGGGCTTGTGGTAGAGGAGGACCTGTTCAACACACTGCCCTTGGAAGTCAAAGAGCGGCTGTGGAGGGCAGACAAAGAGCAAGCTTGAACCcctgaaaaaagggaaaagcctCTGACCAActagaaggaaacaaaaggcCATTCCAGTCCCATTTTCCCTAGatcctcccctttctctcctcctATCACTACCAGACTAGCCAAGGAGTCCCTGAACAAACATGGCTCTGAATGAGGCAGCTTCTTGCCTCAGATGCAGGATGGGGGAAGCTTGGGATCAGGATGAGGATCAAGACAGATTAGTTGGCCTCTGAGCAAGGGCCAGTGGGAGTGAGATGTGTTGCTGTTCTGGACAGGAAGTGGGGTGAGGTGGATGGTGCTGGTGAGAAGAAATGACCTTTGAATGGAGGAGCAAAATGAAACGTGGGTATTGCTGCATTGCTCCAAATGGGGCTTATATGTATCAGGGACTGAGAGTATCCAGTGTCCTACAAGCAAAGATCAAGAGACTAGGAAACCTCTTGAACCTCCATCTCTGTGACACCTGGTACTGTTCCCCTCTGACTCAGATTCAGTCAGTGAGGCCCCACAGTGGGGTGGGATAGGATACAGACAGCTGATTTTACCTAGATGCTGGCATTAGGATTTGGGGGATAAACTTATCTCAGACATCAGCTTCAATGCaggatggtttttttttaccaatTGTCTTTCCCCTTTGCACTCTACACCTTCTCTTCTGACCCTGGAGAAGGAACCAAACCTCCCAAACTCTATTGGCTCATTTAAGATTGCACTATTTTAAGTGTTTCAAGTCACTTGTGCTGATGAGTAGATCACATAGCATCCTTCTCCAGCTGATGTGCTGGAGGCACTAACTGACATAATTCCAGAGCTTTAGCCTGTTCTGAAATGGATGGTTATAGTGCAAGTGGGAGAAGGATCTGGATAAAAAGCAGTTGGACTGTCTAATTTACTCTCCCAGAAGCATTGGGTTGCTTCAGGATCTggcttttaaagtttttaagcTACTTTTAAATTCCTGGTATTTTGTCACATATCAAATATGAACATAAAACTGGCCAGTGTGTTGGGGTGTCTCCTGGGGTTGGTGGTGTTAGTAAAGAGGAGCAATCGGGTCTCCTCGGCACCTCTTGCACACCCCATTAAGTTGTTAGATGTTTTGCCAGTGTTTTTCATGGACGCAGTCTACAGAGCTGCTTGattgttcttttctgttgttgtcCTCACTTTAACAGCTGTCAGTTCCTGTAACACCTCTTGACCTAAATAA encodes:
- the LRRC8A gene encoding volume-regulated anion channel subunit LRRC8A, producing the protein MIPVTELRYFADTQPAYRILKPWWDVFTDYISIVMLMIAVFGGTLQVTQDKMICLPCKWVTKDSCNDSVRGWTAATPERTYYNSSLVPSTDTGPTGIRYDLDRHQYNYVDAVCYENRLHWFAKYFPYLVLLHTLIFLACSNFWFKFPRTSSKLEHFVSILLKCFDSPWTTRALSETVVEESDTKPAFGKMNGSMDKKSSTVSEDVEATVPMLQRTKSRIEQGIVDRSETGVLDKKEGEQAKALFEKVKKFRTHVEEGDIVYRLYMRQTIIKVIKFILIICYTVYYVNNITFDVDCKVDIESLTGYRMYRCAHPLATLFKILASFYISLVIFYGLICMYTLWWMLRRSLKKYSFESIREESSYSDIPDVKNDFAFMLHLIDQYDPLYSKRFAVFLSEVSENKLRQLNLNNEWTLEKLRQRITKNSQDKLELHLFMLSGIPDTVFDLIELEVLKLELIPDVTIPPSIAQLTSLKELWLYHTAAKIEAPALAFLRENLKSLHIKFTDIKEIPLWIYSLKTLEELHLTGNLSAENNRYIVIDGLRELKRLKVLRLKSNLTKLPQVVTDVGVHLQKLSINNEGTKLIVLNSLKKMVNLTELELIRCDLERIPHSIFSLHNLQEIDLKDNNLKTIEEIISFQHLHRLTCLKLWYNHIAYIPMQIGNLTNLERLYLNRNKIEKIPTQLFYCRKLRYLDLSHNNLTSIPPDVGLLQNLQNLAVTANRIESLPPELFQCRKLRTLNLGNNVLQSLPSRVGELTNLSQIELRGNRLECLPVELGECPLLKRSGLVVEEDLFNTLPLEVKERLWRADKEQA